Proteins from a genomic interval of Mesobacillus sp. S13:
- a CDS encoding sugar transferase encodes MRGNVFKWNVMLMDLATLILGFILCYELFNLNGILAQRMNTEILLLILAVTVLFVFSLFDLYTDWRRKDIQNSVYSIVLSMLVVYIGFTLFTFLSTDSYINDISIAFLFTIETVFIVLLRLCVWFIDKKMFGKRKVAIIGDHEQSIAVLVEKFQNHNQGWFDIEGFLTAENLKEIELSIHQYDIFVLSSEIHKDQKAQIISYCLRQEKEVMVVPEVIDLTVHGAITQQIDDMPVISLSPPSLSLGGKVIKRIFDIAISVILLIFSSPFIILLYICIPLTSKGSAIFKQERIGRNGKPFWIYKFRSMIQDAEMKTGPVLASEKDPRVTILGRVLRATRLDELPQLLNVLKGDMSLVGPRPEREFFIEMFKQQLPDYSLRLTVKPGITGFAQVQGNYSTSVEDKLRYDLMYIRNYSLILDVKILLQTIRVVIQPKKARGITEPNRDLKLVKLEKKGSAISR; translated from the coding sequence GTGAGAGGGAATGTCTTTAAGTGGAATGTCATGTTAATGGACTTAGCCACCTTAATACTAGGATTCATCCTCTGTTATGAACTGTTTAATCTTAACGGCATACTAGCTCAGCGTATGAATACAGAAATTTTGCTGCTGATATTAGCCGTGACAGTCCTGTTCGTATTTTCGCTTTTTGACTTATACACGGACTGGCGGCGAAAAGATATTCAAAACTCGGTCTACTCCATTGTTTTATCTATGCTTGTTGTTTATATAGGTTTTACTTTATTTACCTTCTTATCTACCGACTCTTATATTAATGATATTTCTATCGCTTTTCTTTTTACAATTGAAACGGTTTTTATTGTGTTATTACGGTTGTGTGTTTGGTTTATTGATAAAAAAATGTTCGGCAAGAGAAAAGTTGCCATCATAGGTGACCATGAACAATCTATCGCAGTATTAGTTGAAAAATTCCAAAATCATAATCAGGGCTGGTTTGATATTGAAGGATTCTTGACTGCTGAAAATTTGAAAGAAATAGAGCTTTCCATTCATCAATATGATATTTTCGTCCTAAGTTCTGAGATCCATAAAGACCAAAAAGCTCAAATAATCAGCTACTGTTTAAGACAGGAAAAAGAAGTAATGGTTGTCCCTGAAGTCATTGATTTGACAGTTCATGGTGCGATTACACAGCAAATTGATGATATGCCAGTCATCTCTCTTTCTCCTCCAAGTTTAAGTTTAGGAGGGAAGGTAATAAAAAGGATATTCGATATTGCCATCTCTGTTATTTTATTGATCTTTTCAAGCCCATTCATCATTCTCCTTTATATTTGCATACCACTTACATCAAAAGGATCTGCAATCTTTAAACAGGAACGGATCGGTCGGAACGGTAAACCTTTTTGGATATATAAGTTCAGGAGCATGATCCAGGATGCAGAAATGAAGACAGGGCCTGTCTTAGCTTCTGAAAAAGACCCAAGGGTCACTATATTGGGAAGGGTCTTGAGAGCCACTCGTCTGGATGAACTTCCGCAGCTCCTAAATGTCCTAAAGGGAGATATGAGCTTAGTCGGACCCCGGCCAGAAAGAGAGTTTTTCATTGAAATGTTTAAACAACAATTGCCAGATTACTCACTCAGATTGACCGTGAAGCCAGGGATAACCGGCTTTGCACAGGTTCAGGGAAATTATTCTACTTCAGTTGAAGATAAACTGCGTTATGACTTGATGTACATTAGAAACTACTCATTGATCCTGGATGTGAAGATATTGCTTCAAACAATCAGGGTTGTCATACAGCCAAAAAAGGCACGAGGAATAACGGAACCTAACAGGGATTTGAAGTTAGTTAAGTTGGAGAAAAAGGGAAGTGCAATCAGTCGCTGA
- a CDS encoding glycosyltransferase family 2 protein, whose product MKKSSDTLVSIITPTYNAAKYVRETIHSVKAQTYQDWEMIIVDDASTDGTVEIVKHEMTSEPRIKLIELKTNGGPAEARNTALGCANGTYLAFLDSDDIWLPEKLEKQLDFMKRNKIAFSYTDYRLMTDDGKLTDVIFSVPNKLEYKSLLKNTMIGTLTVVIDKNMVGEFRMPLYRDCSEDYGLWLHILSSGIVAYGLNEDLAVYRKCEKSLSSNKFKSAKKTWNTYRKVRHINIPTALWYFAHYSINALKKHTKTI is encoded by the coding sequence ATGAAGAAATCGAGTGACACCCTTGTTTCAATTATCACCCCAACTTACAATGCAGCCAAGTATGTACGCGAAACGATTCATTCTGTAAAAGCACAGACATATCAGGACTGGGAGATGATCATTGTTGATGATGCATCCACAGATGGTACCGTTGAAATCGTTAAACATGAAATGACATCTGAACCTAGGATTAAATTAATCGAACTTAAGACAAACGGCGGCCCTGCTGAAGCCCGTAATACCGCTTTGGGCTGTGCGAATGGTACCTATCTGGCATTTTTAGACAGTGATGATATCTGGTTGCCGGAAAAACTTGAGAAACAGCTGGATTTTATGAAAAGGAATAAAATCGCTTTTTCATATACGGACTACCGCCTGATGACTGATGATGGGAAGTTAACGGATGTCATCTTTTCTGTACCTAATAAATTGGAGTATAAGTCACTCCTTAAGAACACGATGATTGGCACATTGACGGTCGTAATTGATAAAAATATGGTTGGAGAGTTCAGAATGCCGCTCTATAGAGATTGTTCAGAAGATTACGGTCTTTGGCTGCATATTTTATCTTCCGGAATTGTAGCTTATGGCTTAAACGAAGACTTAGCTGTTTATCGGAAATGTGAGAAATCCCTCTCAAGCAATAAATTCAAATCAGCTAAGAAAACTTGGAATACTTACCGAAAAGTTAGGCATATCAATATTCCAACTGCTTTATGGTACTTTGCTCATTATTCCATTAACGCATTGAAAAAACATACTAAAACAATCTAA
- a CDS encoding acyltransferase family protein has protein sequence MQNNRKTLSYVQISRAVAILLVLIGHVNTEFYALNGFDWFNMGEWERTGGVDFFFIVTGFMIYYLYHKHIGNPKKASEFLQKRAIRILPLYWIFTLALGLMAYFVPVLGEHYSATDIMKSMFFLVNEPLIGSAWSLKHILFFYILFAGLIYRPRFFKPIVIVWVITTILFEIKILQFYDSFLFSFSSLEVLLGSVVAYIILHYNIRFSSLWLTLGCLGFLLIWMNNIYSLYAIHSPLFYCVFSILIMLGIAEKDKKPIKVPKLLSFLGDASYSIYIAHGPLLMLYIKVLDSAKTFLTINTSVMMTLVILLTTGSCSIVYLYIEKPISSALRQRLLHPKDVKSITSKLSSETGVMD, from the coding sequence ATGCAAAATAATAGAAAAACACTTTCTTACGTCCAGATTTCTAGAGCAGTCGCAATTTTACTCGTTTTAATAGGTCATGTTAATACAGAATTTTATGCTTTGAATGGATTTGATTGGTTTAATATGGGGGAATGGGAAAGAACTGGTGGCGTAGATTTCTTTTTCATTGTAACAGGCTTTATGATTTATTATCTGTATCATAAGCATATTGGAAATCCAAAGAAGGCAAGTGAATTTTTGCAGAAACGGGCCATTCGCATCCTGCCTCTTTACTGGATTTTCACACTTGCATTAGGGTTAATGGCTTATTTTGTACCAGTTCTTGGAGAGCATTATTCAGCGACAGATATTATGAAATCAATGTTTTTTCTAGTGAATGAGCCTTTAATAGGATCCGCATGGTCACTGAAGCATATATTGTTTTTCTATATTTTGTTTGCAGGTTTGATTTATAGACCAAGATTTTTTAAACCAATAGTTATCGTTTGGGTGATCACTACTATTCTTTTTGAAATAAAAATTCTGCAGTTCTATGATTCATTTTTGTTCAGTTTCAGTAGTTTGGAAGTCTTGCTGGGGTCGGTGGTTGCTTATATTATCTTGCATTATAACATTAGATTTTCTTCCCTTTGGCTGACCTTAGGCTGTTTGGGATTTCTGCTGATTTGGATGAATAACATCTATTCACTCTATGCCATACATTCCCCGCTGTTTTATTGTGTGTTTTCCATTCTAATTATGCTTGGAATCGCAGAGAAAGATAAAAAACCAATAAAAGTGCCTAAGCTGTTATCGTTTTTAGGTGATGCTTCTTACTCAATCTATATCGCACATGGTCCATTGCTCATGTTATATATCAAGGTTCTTGATTCGGCGAAAACATTTTTAACCATAAATACTTCAGTTATGATGACCCTGGTGATTCTTCTCACAACAGGATCGTGCAGCATCGTCTATTTATACATTGAAAAACCGATAAGTTCTGCTTTGAGGCAACGGTTGCTACATCCCAAAGATGTTAAGAGTATAACGTCTAAATTAAGCAGTGAAACAGGTGTTATGGATTAG
- a CDS encoding ATP-binding cassette domain-containing protein, which yields MITVEDLKKEYKLVKRDPGLKGAIKSLFNRKYETKHAVKGVNFTIEQGETVGYIGANGAGKSTTIKMLTGILTPTSGKVTVNGLVPYENRQKNAVNIGAVFGQRTQLFWDIPVRESYNLLKHIYEIPEQEYQETIAMFTEVLNLEPLLGIPVRQLSLGQKMRCELAAAFLHRPKVVYLDEPTIGLDIAVKVKIRKFIKEMNQRWGTTVLLTTHDMQDIEEICDRIIIIDGGTILYDGGLEQIKKQFGQQRVIHFELADKEKFVLPGSLIGQAEVLPNEEETKVSLSFDHETVKSSFVISEMMSMYEIGDLNIADPKIEKIVEELYNKQEQGGEHEKVLANS from the coding sequence ATGATTACAGTTGAGGATTTGAAAAAGGAATATAAATTGGTAAAGCGCGATCCAGGTCTTAAGGGGGCAATCAAGTCGCTTTTTAACCGGAAGTATGAGACGAAGCATGCGGTAAAGGGAGTTAATTTTACCATTGAGCAGGGTGAGACGGTTGGCTATATTGGCGCGAATGGTGCCGGTAAGTCGACGACGATCAAGATGCTGACGGGGATCCTGACACCTACTTCAGGGAAGGTGACGGTAAATGGATTGGTACCATATGAAAACCGCCAGAAAAACGCGGTGAACATTGGAGCGGTCTTTGGACAGCGGACACAGCTGTTCTGGGACATTCCGGTTCGTGAATCTTATAATCTGTTAAAACATATTTACGAGATTCCGGAGCAGGAGTATCAGGAAACAATCGCGATGTTTACTGAGGTGCTGAACCTGGAACCATTACTAGGAATTCCGGTCAGACAGCTTTCGCTCGGGCAAAAAATGCGCTGTGAACTAGCTGCTGCCTTCCTTCACAGGCCAAAAGTAGTTTATCTGGATGAGCCGACGATCGGTCTTGATATTGCGGTAAAAGTAAAGATTCGTAAGTTTATCAAAGAAATGAATCAGCGCTGGGGCACAACAGTGTTGCTGACTACACATGACATGCAGGACATTGAGGAAATCTGCGACCGGATTATCATCATTGATGGCGGTACGATTTTATACGATGGTGGCCTTGAGCAGATTAAAAAGCAATTCGGCCAGCAAAGGGTAATTCATTTTGAACTGGCAGATAAGGAAAAGTTCGTACTGCCTGGGTCACTCATCGGTCAGGCAGAAGTTTTACCGAATGAAGAAGAAACGAAGGTTAGCTTATCGTTTGACCATGAGACGGTAAAAAGCTCGTTCGTCATTTCGGAAATGATGAGCATGTATGAAATTGGCGATTTGAATATCGCGGACCCTAAGATCGAGAAGATCGTTGAGGAGCTGTACAACAAGCAGGAACAGGGGGGAGAGCATGAAAAAGTATTGGCAAATAGCTAA
- a CDS encoding ABC transporter permease: MKKYWQIAKGRMQENTAYSAWYWAGTVSAVMKLLIIYFFWQAVYANQTTIENINLETMITYIVIAMLLQGFVGGVGNELAENIKEGQVAIELMRPYDMIFKMFAVDIGEKIMYLIQGTLPMVLIAYFFMDLSFPKSPETILLFIVSALVGIWIGTFFDFLVGVLAFWTVNVWGVRVLKESLITFFSGALVPITLFPDWLRTITEFLPFQAMVYLPVSIYSGLISGTEAYMALGIQLFWLVSLYVLVRVIWSQAIKQITIFGG; this comes from the coding sequence ATGAAAAAGTATTGGCAAATAGCTAAAGGGCGGATGCAGGAGAACACGGCCTATTCGGCCTGGTACTGGGCCGGCACTGTTTCTGCGGTGATGAAGCTATTGATTATTTATTTCTTCTGGCAGGCGGTCTACGCTAACCAGACAACGATTGAAAATATCAATCTGGAAACGATGATAACGTATATCGTCATTGCGATGCTGCTTCAAGGTTTTGTCGGCGGTGTCGGGAATGAGCTTGCGGAAAATATCAAGGAGGGCCAGGTAGCGATTGAGCTGATGCGTCCTTACGATATGATTTTTAAAATGTTCGCGGTGGATATTGGAGAGAAAATCATGTACTTAATCCAGGGTACACTTCCAATGGTACTGATAGCTTACTTTTTTATGGACTTAAGCTTTCCGAAATCACCTGAGACCATCTTGCTATTCATAGTGAGTGCGCTGGTGGGAATCTGGATCGGGACATTCTTCGATTTCCTCGTCGGTGTCCTCGCGTTCTGGACCGTCAATGTCTGGGGTGTCAGAGTGCTGAAGGAATCACTGATCACCTTTTTCTCAGGGGCACTCGTGCCGATCACGCTTTTTCCGGATTGGTTAAGAACCATCACTGAGTTCCTGCCCTTCCAGGCAATGGTTTATCTGCCGGTTTCGATTTATTCTGGATTGATCAGCGGCACAGAAGCTTACATGGCACTCGGAATCCAGTTGTTCTGGCTTGTTTCATTATATGTTTTGGTAAGGGTAATCTGGTCGCAGGCGATTAAACAGATTACGATTTTTGGAGGTTAG
- a CDS encoding ABC transporter permease, with product MRRYTRLYWEFAKSHMKVMMEYRIDFLIGVASVMLEQFASIFFVKVVFDHIEQINGWSFYEILFIYGIAATGRSIHQIFFDNLWTLGWQYIRPGKLDRLLIRPVNPLFHVVADRLHQDGFGQLIIGLIILGTAIPQLDLVWGAAEIAMLVVMIISSGLIFVAINLFFATFSFWMIDSLPIVWAVFNLSDFARYPLTIYHKGIRMFLTWIIPYGFTAFYPAAYFIDKSGYKEFALWTPVAAIVCCVLAYTFWNRGLKAFASTGS from the coding sequence ATGCGTCGCTATACGAGATTATATTGGGAGTTTGCGAAGAGCCATATGAAGGTGATGATGGAGTACCGTATCGACTTTTTGATCGGTGTCGCCTCGGTCATGCTTGAGCAGTTTGCTTCGATCTTTTTTGTGAAAGTAGTGTTCGACCATATTGAGCAAATCAATGGCTGGTCGTTTTATGAAATATTGTTTATTTACGGAATCGCGGCAACGGGCCGCTCGATTCACCAGATTTTCTTTGATAATTTATGGACGCTCGGCTGGCAGTATATCCGGCCTGGGAAGTTAGATCGATTACTCATCAGGCCGGTCAATCCGTTATTCCATGTCGTTGCGGACAGATTGCATCAAGACGGTTTTGGCCAGCTGATCATAGGCTTAATTATTTTGGGAACAGCCATTCCACAGCTTGACCTTGTTTGGGGAGCAGCGGAAATTGCCATGCTGGTTGTCATGATCATCTCATCCGGATTGATTTTCGTGGCGATTAACTTATTTTTTGCGACGTTCAGCTTCTGGATGATCGATAGCCTGCCGATTGTGTGGGCAGTCTTCAACCTGAGTGACTTTGCTAGATACCCGCTGACCATCTATCACAAAGGAATCCGCATGTTCCTGACATGGATCATTCCTTACGGTTTCACGGCATTCTATCCGGCAGCCTATTTTATCGACAAGTCCGGCTACAAGGAGTTTGCGCTCTGGACCCCTGTTGCAGCGATTGTTTGCTGTGTCCTTGCCTATACATTCTGGAACAGAGGCTTGAAGGCTTTCGCAAGTACGGGCAGTTAA
- a CDS encoding SCP2 sterol-binding domain-containing protein: MLENKSVREVWQEIERVMKERPEPIQGMNTVYQYDITGDESGTFQLLITNGTAKVVEGTESTPDCTLTLSDKNFKKMIMGKLNGTAAFMTGKLKIQGSMGLALKLEGILNEYNLSETA; this comes from the coding sequence ATGTTGGAAAATAAGTCGGTCAGAGAAGTATGGCAAGAAATCGAAAGGGTCATGAAAGAGAGGCCTGAACCGATTCAAGGCATGAATACGGTCTATCAATATGACATCACGGGAGATGAGAGCGGGACGTTCCAGCTGTTGATCACAAATGGAACTGCCAAGGTTGTGGAGGGAACAGAATCAACACCAGACTGTACCCTGACACTGTCAGATAAAAACTTCAAGAAGATGATCATGGGGAAACTGAATGGAACAGCCGCCTTCATGACAGGAAAGCTGAAAATCCAAGGCAGCATGGGACTCGCACTCAAACTCGAAGGAATCCTCAACGAATACAACCTAAGCGAAACAGCATAA
- a CDS encoding ATP-binding protein: protein METFKKNSVLVYEEVKAVKFFLWTFYIILVPYDFVYYYLVPYFNKQEVGLPLGGLGFFFHIFLFALIPLAIYLVKKGQPEKIKYIYFIAFVMLDVVNNFMIYWGTKEQFGSGHVLEIYFILFSPIFVSSRFFWTMTIGFFLKYTITGLIFQSGEVLVPMGLIIFISAIAWILLNRFQSYVKAITSIFEDLRQKEKLAVIGQMATAIAHEIKNPLSSLKGFTQLQQEKDKGDEQYYPIMLNEIDRINAIVNDLLILGKPNTGVKTPKKLIDIIQYVISVIDPHAQRKEIQIKYDVDDSTVLLCDENQMKQVFINLIKNAMEAMPNGGTVYVQSKIDGGLALISVTDEGCGIPPEILAKLGEPFYTTKQNGNGLGLMVTKKIIEEHEGTFNIQSELDKGTTVTISVPFED from the coding sequence ATGGAAACATTCAAAAAAAATTCTGTTTTAGTTTATGAAGAAGTAAAAGCAGTAAAGTTCTTTTTGTGGACTTTTTATATAATCCTAGTACCCTATGATTTTGTCTATTATTATTTAGTACCCTATTTTAATAAGCAAGAAGTGGGCTTGCCTTTAGGTGGACTAGGTTTTTTCTTTCATATATTCCTATTTGCTCTAATCCCCTTAGCGATCTATTTAGTGAAAAAAGGTCAGCCTGAAAAAATTAAATATATTTACTTCATTGCATTTGTGATGTTGGATGTTGTGAACAACTTTATGATTTATTGGGGAACTAAAGAGCAGTTTGGCAGCGGACATGTTCTCGAAATCTATTTTATTTTGTTTTCTCCGATTTTCGTAAGTAGTCGTTTCTTTTGGACAATGACCATAGGCTTTTTCCTTAAATACACTATAACCGGACTGATTTTTCAATCTGGAGAAGTACTTGTTCCAATGGGATTGATTATATTCATTTCAGCAATTGCCTGGATCCTGCTTAATCGTTTCCAATCTTATGTTAAAGCAATAACATCGATCTTTGAAGATTTAAGACAGAAGGAGAAACTTGCGGTCATAGGCCAGATGGCAACGGCAATTGCCCATGAAATTAAAAATCCTTTATCTTCATTAAAGGGTTTCACTCAGTTACAGCAAGAAAAGGATAAGGGTGACGAACAATATTATCCTATTATGTTAAATGAAATCGACCGGATCAATGCGATTGTAAATGATCTGTTGATACTTGGAAAACCTAATACAGGAGTTAAAACACCTAAAAAACTTATTGATATCATCCAGTATGTTATATCAGTTATCGATCCGCATGCACAAAGGAAGGAAATTCAAATAAAGTATGATGTAGATGATTCAACAGTGCTATTGTGTGACGAAAATCAGATGAAGCAAGTGTTTATCAATCTAATTAAAAATGCCATGGAGGCAATGCCCAATGGGGGAACGGTGTACGTTCAATCTAAAATTGATGGAGGCCTGGCTTTAATTTCTGTTACGGATGAAGGTTGTGGGATTCCTCCGGAAATACTCGCAAAGTTAGGAGAGCCTTTTTATACAACCAAGCAAAACGGCAACGGCTTAGGATTGATGGTAACCAAAAAGATTATAGAAGAGCATGAAGGTACCTTTAACATTCAAAGTGAATTGGATAAAGGAACAACTGTTACCATATCGGTTCCTTTCGAGGATTAG
- a CDS encoding HD-GYP domain-containing protein: MQNSFKDPSLHLEEKRAIKWFITLFYILFVSFEIFYYYLHPKFVLNRDILIFENSRYYYHLLIFLLLPLVIAMIKRGKLYIVKYLFFLGIIFITILYDSVTYLNSDLVYSSGNIVEVFMILFAPIFVNTPFFWTVSLGTVFKYLFIGLLLKTTVVFFPIAVILVLSLLGFAILKRYQGYLNAIKISYDNQLSGIVKGVIATIELKDPYTKGHSERVAYYANSLAEATGRFTKDELRSFTNACLLHDIGKVNIPDSILMKPGKLSKEEYEIIKTHPEVGAEAITKVHGLGDTLEIIKSHHERWDGKGYPEQLKANKIPYLARIVSIADAFDAMTSSRSYRAAMSVEEAFNRIIEGQGTQFDPELVGKFKEVYPEWTTFHKNYKWNHDLPVNNYIG; this comes from the coding sequence ATGCAAAATTCTTTCAAAGACCCTTCTTTGCATCTTGAGGAAAAAAGAGCAATAAAGTGGTTTATAACTTTATTCTATATTCTATTTGTTTCGTTCGAGATCTTTTACTATTATTTACACCCGAAATTTGTTTTGAATAGAGATATTTTGATTTTTGAAAATTCGAGGTATTACTATCACCTATTAATTTTTTTGTTATTACCACTAGTAATAGCGATGATTAAGAGGGGGAAGCTGTACATAGTAAAGTATCTTTTTTTTCTAGGAATCATTTTTATAACGATTCTCTATGATTCTGTTACATATTTAAACAGTGATTTAGTTTATAGCAGTGGCAATATTGTTGAAGTATTCATGATTTTATTTGCACCTATTTTTGTGAATACGCCCTTTTTTTGGACTGTCTCATTAGGGACGGTATTCAAATACTTATTTATTGGTCTTCTTCTTAAAACAACGGTGGTTTTCTTCCCTATTGCTGTGATTTTAGTTCTCTCCTTATTAGGATTTGCTATTTTAAAGAGATATCAAGGCTATCTTAATGCGATTAAAATCTCATATGATAATCAGCTTTCAGGGATTGTTAAAGGGGTAATAGCCACTATTGAACTAAAAGACCCATATACTAAAGGGCACAGTGAAAGGGTAGCTTATTATGCTAACTCACTTGCTGAAGCCACTGGAAGGTTTACAAAAGATGAACTTCGGTCTTTTACAAATGCATGTTTACTTCATGACATTGGAAAAGTGAATATCCCTGACTCGATACTTATGAAACCTGGAAAATTGTCAAAAGAAGAATATGAAATTATAAAGACACATCCAGAAGTAGGTGCTGAGGCTATAACTAAAGTGCATGGATTAGGAGACACACTCGAAATTATAAAATCTCACCATGAAAGATGGGACGGCAAAGGGTACCCAGAACAGCTTAAAGCTAACAAAATTCCTTATCTGGCTCGCATAGTTTCTATTGCAGATGCATTCGATGCAATGACATCATCCCGCTCTTACAGAGCCGCCATGTCTGTTGAAGAAGCTTTTAATAGAATAATTGAAGGCCAAGGCACACAATTCGACCCGGAATTAGTTGGGAAATTTAAAGAGGTTTACCCAGAGTGGACTACATTCCATAAGAATTATAAATGGAATCATGATCTTCCTGTTAATAATTATATTGGTTGA
- a CDS encoding M20 family metallopeptidase has product MKELLKELILIDSSTKEGANQAVEFCRQWLIEHELQPSLIENNGYKMLVCEIGEGDKTIVWNGHVDVVSGKKEQFVPVEKNGRIYARGAADMKAGVAAMMIAMKELRNQKIGVKIQLQIVSDEEIGGMNCTGYLVENGYRGDFVIASEPTQLGIALQAKGVLRIEVEVTGKSAHGSRPWEGENAIVKAYQIYEKLLELPFTKESSEFYRSPSINLAIISGGEVFNKVPDHCVMSLDIRYLPGQDADVIVQQIESISDGKVTVSLKGIPVATKRDDSFITQLKPVLEKHVAGEAVMFGQHGAADTQYYAAHGIPAIEFGPSGANWHGDDEFVELESLEKYKEILIDYVKSY; this is encoded by the coding sequence ATGAAGGAATTATTGAAAGAATTGATCTTGATTGACAGCTCCACAAAGGAAGGGGCCAATCAGGCGGTTGAGTTTTGCAGACAGTGGCTGATTGAGCACGAATTGCAGCCTAGTTTGATTGAAAATAATGGATACAAAATGCTGGTCTGCGAGATTGGCGAGGGGGATAAAACAATCGTTTGGAATGGCCATGTAGACGTTGTTAGCGGGAAAAAGGAACAGTTCGTCCCTGTTGAAAAGAATGGCCGGATCTACGCCAGAGGTGCGGCTGATATGAAAGCGGGCGTTGCCGCGATGATGATTGCAATGAAGGAGTTGCGCAATCAAAAAATCGGGGTGAAAATCCAGCTGCAGATCGTTTCCGACGAAGAAATTGGCGGGATGAATTGTACCGGTTATCTTGTGGAAAATGGTTATCGCGGTGACTTTGTGATTGCCTCTGAACCGACCCAGCTAGGCATCGCCCTGCAGGCAAAGGGTGTTTTGAGAATCGAAGTAGAGGTTACTGGAAAATCCGCTCACGGCAGCAGGCCTTGGGAAGGTGAAAACGCGATTGTCAAAGCCTATCAAATTTATGAAAAGCTGCTGGAGTTGCCTTTTACAAAAGAAAGCTCAGAGTTTTATCGGTCACCCTCTATTAATCTAGCGATCATCTCGGGCGGTGAAGTTTTTAACAAGGTTCCTGATCACTGTGTCATGTCTCTGGATATCCGCTACCTTCCTGGACAGGACGCCGATGTGATTGTGCAGCAAATTGAAAGCATCTCAGATGGTAAAGTTACCGTCAGCCTTAAAGGAATCCCTGTGGCGACAAAGCGGGATGATTCATTTATCACTCAGTTGAAACCAGTTTTGGAAAAGCATGTTGCCGGTGAAGCAGTGATGTTCGGCCAGCACGGAGCAGCCGATACCCAGTATTATGCAGCACACGGAATCCCGGCAATTGAGTTCGGGCCGAGCGGAGCAAACTGGCATGGCGATGACGAATTTGTCGAGCTGGAATCGCTTGAAAAGTATAAAGAGATTTTAATCGATTACGTGAAATCGTATTAA